A window from Sphingobacterium hotanense encodes these proteins:
- a CDS encoding glycoside hydrolase family 88/105 protein: MNQKEDVLQVLRQTNAYFMKKWPDTKEPIYTTRWRPSNIWTRAVYYEGLMALYAIDPKIEYYRYADDWANQHQWNMRNGVETRNADDQACGQIYLDLYQIDKQLIKIKAIKENIDGIIASGKVDDWTWIDAIQMAMPIFAKFGSMYNDPKYYDYMHRMYLYSRNEEGGGLYNTVDKLWWRDKDFVPPYQEPNGEDCYWSRGNGWVVAALVRVLNLLPQDHPNRAFYEQDFKDMMHALLKVQRADGFWNVSLHDPTNFTGPETSGTALFVYGMAWGINQGILDQTEFTEPMHRAWQGMVQDAVHPSGFLGFLQGTGKEPKDGQPVRFSSVPDFEDYGLGCFLLAGAEYYKYLSKN, encoded by the coding sequence ATGAATCAAAAAGAGGATGTATTGCAGGTGCTCCGTCAAACAAATGCATATTTTATGAAAAAATGGCCGGATACCAAAGAACCTATCTACACGACGAGATGGCGTCCCAGCAATATCTGGACTCGAGCAGTGTATTATGAAGGTTTGATGGCCTTGTATGCCATTGATCCTAAAATCGAATATTACAGATATGCTGATGACTGGGCCAATCAACATCAATGGAATATGCGCAATGGCGTAGAAACCCGAAATGCGGATGATCAGGCATGCGGACAAATTTATCTTGACTTATATCAGATTGATAAACAGCTGATCAAGATAAAGGCAATTAAAGAAAATATTGATGGAATTATAGCAAGTGGAAAAGTGGACGACTGGACTTGGATTGACGCTATACAGATGGCGATGCCAATCTTCGCAAAATTTGGAAGCATGTATAATGATCCAAAGTACTACGATTATATGCATCGCATGTATCTCTACTCACGGAATGAAGAGGGCGGAGGACTTTATAACACAGTAGACAAATTATGGTGGCGAGATAAAGATTTTGTACCTCCCTATCAGGAACCGAATGGCGAAGACTGCTATTGGTCGAGGGGAAATGGTTGGGTGGTCGCTGCGCTGGTGCGTGTTTTAAACCTCCTTCCGCAAGATCATCCCAACAGAGCATTCTACGAACAGGATTTTAAGGATATGATGCATGCGCTGTTGAAGGTACAACGTGCCGACGGCTTTTGGAATGTGAGTCTTCATGATCCGACCAATTTTACTGGACCGGAAACTTCAGGGACTGCGCTCTTTGTATATGGAATGGCTTGGGGAATAAATCAAGGGATACTTGATCAAACGGAATTTACTGAACCTATGCATCGAGCTTGGCAAGGAATGGTACAGGATGCGGTGCATCCATCTGGTTTTTTAGGCTTTCTGCAGGGAACCGGAAAAGAACCAAAGGATGGTCAACCTGTGCGTTTTAGTTCCGTTCCAGATTTTGAAGATTACGGGCTTGGATGCTTTTTACTTGCTGGTGCTGAATATTATAAATACTTATCCAAAAACTAA